One genomic segment of Gemmatimonadaceae bacterium includes these proteins:
- the rsgA gene encoding ribosome small subunit-dependent GTPase A, producing MSEGSRRGVVLSGGGGSWRVRVDDALSVDATLRGRLKREGPNAPRRDGDVDRLKLAVGDLVLVEPDTRGGAWAICEILPRRSRLARRAPGGAYGERIVAANVDQVVVVFSAAKPEPHVRMLDRFLVIAEANELAARIIVNKVDLVSERGVHDRFAAYSRAGYPVHYTSTKRGDGLDDVRSMLNGRVSVFTGPSGVGKSSLLNVLFPGLALRVGEISASVNKGRHTTVGATMIPLPNESGGYVVDTPGLREVGMWALGAVHLDTCFPELRPFLTGCRFADCTHTVEPDCAVMDAVEKGVVSAERFASYLKLRDELEAADFH from the coding sequence GTGAGTGAGGGTTCGCGCCGCGGCGTCGTGCTGAGTGGTGGCGGTGGCAGTTGGCGCGTGCGCGTGGACGACGCCCTATCGGTTGACGCGACGCTCCGCGGGCGTCTCAAGCGCGAAGGCCCAAATGCGCCGCGACGCGACGGTGACGTCGATCGACTCAAGCTCGCGGTTGGCGATCTGGTGCTCGTCGAGCCGGACACGCGCGGCGGCGCATGGGCCATCTGTGAGATTCTACCGAGACGGTCGCGACTCGCGCGCCGCGCACCTGGCGGTGCCTACGGTGAACGCATCGTTGCGGCTAATGTCGACCAGGTCGTCGTCGTCTTTTCCGCCGCCAAGCCCGAGCCACACGTCCGCATGCTCGATCGCTTTCTCGTGATCGCCGAGGCGAACGAGCTCGCGGCGCGTATCATCGTGAACAAAGTCGATCTCGTGAGCGAGCGCGGGGTGCACGACCGGTTTGCCGCCTACTCGCGCGCAGGCTACCCGGTTCACTACACGAGCACGAAGCGTGGTGATGGACTCGACGACGTACGCTCGATGCTGAACGGACGCGTGTCGGTATTCACCGGACCGTCGGGAGTGGGGAAGTCGTCGCTCTTGAACGTGCTGTTCCCTGGCCTCGCGCTTCGCGTTGGTGAGATCAGCGCCTCGGTGAACAAGGGTCGACACACGACCGTCGGCGCGACGATGATTCCGCTACCTAACGAGAGTGGTGGCTACGTGGTCGACACGCCGGGTCTCCGCGAGGTGGGAATGTGGGCGCTCGGGGCGGTGCATCTCGATACCTGTTTCCCGGAGCTGAGACCGTTCCTGACAGGCTGTCGCTTCGCGGATTGCACCCATACGGTGGAACCGGATTGCGCTGTGATGGACGCGGTGGAGAAAGGCGTCGTGAGCGCCGAGCGCTTCGCGAGTTACCTCAAATTGAGGGATGAGCTGGAGGCGGCGGATTTTCATTGA